In Acropora muricata isolate sample 2 chromosome 11, ASM3666990v1, whole genome shotgun sequence, one DNA window encodes the following:
- the LOC136891139 gene encoding uncharacterized protein isoform X2 — protein MASVGVTSASQKISPSFDKLLRDVTANLSPEELRHAVSSIKTNFEGKFNAKDDQDLYSCLHLFANQGIVSEDNLTLLEKFVVTPHTSNKATIEAKIHNFKATRPFQEPRKEELTGRNRDLTDVISMLTTDRSSVLNLYGSSGVGKTRLATEAFYQWSGPKFKVDLREIDEMKDVHFHVFLALSERSGQAEVSYEANTVIAKMEQVKRNSKRDILLLLDNADKFIAAANELNASFGSLLDRLLGTPPRKTTRTNLKILLTSRCEFRHGMSLEVQNHELRALERESSDQLLQSQGRISEVPINQREKLVDMCKGKPLLLNGMAAILRQEIADAERLLGTIEQELDVPQSEETGRASKETVKVERFDVKEEGIDQEQLSCLRKIFFFLPSDTLKESAVSLSLFCRPFTVETAAKILDVDSSEAAIRLEGMRNSQVITVTEDKELHYDIHPLMRNFLKSVGNVKMFTKAFQKSKENFSKHFVSRLTELSSLLDKDFVKAYESFKVEKQNFEVALDISLKSDFLLISKEHHESLMICYFLEAMLDVNQRKRIFRSWADKAIEDSVFRSEMRCQEALQVLKLEGWRKAAEVLKEPKGILSRMPKDRKKTDSFKLARSSFLFAEGEVYYAGGNFPRALKVLNKSLKIMEVLLKSHTSTSRCLNVIGNCYSKLKQPEEAIKYYQKASTMRKDLSPSGEHCDMSLFQSQIGTVYETQKKFHEAIDHYKKALDLATKLKLPGLLYLAVYNRNIGNAYAWLEQYDQAYEYAKKAYDIRKDVLGNHPLTARSAFQMAEICLYLDEFDEADEYYEEAWEIEKSLGQGNRSEVCDRIISRYRERLRGRRKSVFEEEVFEFCKRCWDEERSCEDFAFTQANKNIIDYINERLKSGGGDKEMKKKYQREALWFYEGTWKSPHTKELPYEFREDILTTLLRMCDILGEEELLRRYKVDEFKFYEKRWWKERKHMKQQDKYDILTTLVDRATFLCYEEKVVKYNRFLEEVRKPTASYLGSLSLFLSLFGSAALCNDNDDDISDESDTEAGGAVGSDDDDVVDDDDNEFGGEEEKKEEEEQVKEVFEEGIEYGENEEEQEEGAVQDEEVETNEQGNQEQLNTDGEFGEEINETTVQNISQEIHSLQPGEQEEKIAEHPSKTTLFEGTVTSEGLHLDLNVGAIHLTFPPDAVAEPTNIKVFRWKYEVRSPQLTEHEAVVSTVVEISAASEVAGLKFNSDVKLDLSHSAADLEGYELAMKRLTDMEKNEWEEIAGCENIRQVSDIEDDYPCPNNVQYSFPVVRVGITKCSTYAVVSRLKLSPAYTITVSGETFAHPDYPQVTITVPEKAVEPETKLSLQLKVQEVPQGKFQGHNLFAGPILRILCSSRAAFLRPVTIQLPISLRGSVVKFSDPSVCRVRVFYLCSEQETKEWIEISDELEDPAIYDGKLVKFKVRHFSKLTYVLDRATDIFSAVSSKITSYLSSITWNSPLVAFFFAYFKPGASLNGHDILFLTCCPAHLREEVKQEHEREGVAPGDVSSTGKMVPDHDKAFVSVWGGISRPANSGDMEDFYLWKHQVQLTETLLGYPLVKEGEARLKTFTLEAVGFLDAQLIPRLRPVAGTRFVTFPDPSVTWGFLSCRHT, from the exons ATGGCGTCCGTTGGAGTAACTTCCGCATCTCAGAAAATTTCTCCCAGTTTTGACAAACTGCTAAGGGATGTGACTGCCAATTTGAGCCCAGAAGAACTAAGGCATGCTGTGTCGTCTATCAAAACCAATTTTGAAGGAAAGTTCAATGCTAAAGACGATCAAGATTTGTACTCTTGTTTACATTTGTTCGCAAACCAAGGCATCGTTTCAGAAGACAATCTAACGTTGTTGGAGAAGTTTGTTGTTACTCCACACACATCCAACAAAGCCACGATCGAGGCCAAAATTCACAATTTCAAAGCAACACGACCTTTCCAAGAGCCAAGAAAGGAAGAATTAACGGGGAGAAATCGTGACTTGACGGATGTTATTTCGATGCTAACGACAGATCGATCAAGCGTACTTAACTTGTATGGATCCAGTGGTGTTGGAAAGACCAGGCTTGCCACAGAAGCATTTTACCAGTGGAGTGGGCCTAAATTCAAAGTTGATTTGCGAGAAATAGATGAAATGAAGGACGTTCATTTCCACGTTTTCCTTGCATTATCAGAACGATCAGGGCAGGCAGAAGTAAGTTACGAAGCAAACACAGTCATTGCTAAAATGGAACAAGTCAAGCGGAACAGTAAAAGAGACATCCTTCTCTTATTAGACAATGCTGATAAGTTCATAGCTGCAGCCAATGAACTGAATGCAAGCTTTGGTTCGCTTCTGGATCGACTTCTTGGCACTCCTCCTAGGAAAACAACTCGAACTAACTTAAAGATCTTGTTGACATCCAGATGCGAATTTCGTCACGGTATGTCTTTGGAAGTACAAAATCACGAATTGAGAGCCTTGGAGAGAGAATCCTCAGATCAACTGCTTCAAAGCCAGGGAAGAATATCTGAAGTTCCTATTAACCAACGGGAAAAACTAGTGGATATGTGCAAAGGAAAACCTTTGTTACTGAATGGCATGGCGGCCATCTTGAGACAGGAGATAGCAGATGCTGAGAGACTCCTTGGGACAATCGAACAAGAACTTGATGTGCCGCAGTCCGAAGAAACGGGACGGGcatctaaagaaactgtaaaagTAGAGAGATTTGACGTTAAAGAAGAAGGAATTGACCAAGAACAATTATCATGTCttaggaaaatattttttttccttccaagTGACACACTCAAAGAATCGGCCGTTTCATTGTCGTTGTTTTGCCGACCGTTTACTGTAGAGACAGCTGCCAAGATCTTGGACGTGGATTCCTCAGAAGCTGCGATTCGTTTGGAAGGAATGcggaatagtcaagtaattacGGTGACTGAGGATAAAGAACTCCATTATGACATTCATCCCTTGATGCGAAACTTTCTCAAAAGTGTCGGGAACGTCAAAATGTTTACAAAAGCTTTTCAGAAGTCCAAGGAGaacttttcaaaacattttgtttctaGGCTCACTGAGCTTTCGTCTCTTTTGGACAAGGACTTCGTAAAAGCTTATGAAAGCTTTAAAGTCGAGAAACAAAACTTTGAAGTTGCTTTGGACATTTCGTTGAAGTCGGACTTTTTGCTTATTTCAAAGGAACATCATGAAAGCCTCATGATTTGTTATTTCTTGGAGGCCATGCTCGATGTTAACCAGAGAAAGAGAATCTTCCGCTCATGGGCTGATAAAGCAATAGAAG actcTGTGTTTCGAAGCGAAATGCGTTGTCAGGAAGCTTTGCAAGTTCTTAAACTTGAAGGATGGCGTAAGGCAGCTGAGGTGTTGAAAGAACCGAAGGGGATCCTCAGCCGAATGCCAAAGGATAGAAAGAAGACGGATTCCTTCAAGCTAGCTAGAAGTTCATTCCTGTTTGCTGAGGGTGAAGTCTATTACGCAGGTGGGAATTTTCCCAGAGCGCTTAAAGTCTTGAACAAATCCCTGAAGATCATGGAAGTTCTGCTGAAAAGCCACACAAGCACCTCTCGATGCCTGAATGTAATCGGTAATTGCTACAGTAAACTGAAGCAACCTGAGGAAGCGATTAAGTATTATCAAAAAGCGTCGACAATGCGAAAAGACCTCTCGCCTTCAGGTGAGCATTGTGACATGTCACTTTTCCAAAGTCAAATCGGAACAGTTTACGAAACACAGAAGAAGTTTCATGAGGCTATTGATCATTACAAAAAGGCGTTAGATCTTGCAACGAAGCTTAAACTCCCTGGGCTCTTGTATTTAGCGGTGTACAACAGGAACATCGGAAATGCATATGCTTGGCTGGAGCAGTATGATCAGGCATACGAATACGCCAAAAAAGCATATGACATTAGGAAAGACGTCCTCGGAAACCACCCATTAACTGCCCGGAGTGCCTTTCAAATGGCGGAAATCTGTTTGTATCTCGATGAGTTTGACGAGGCGGACGAGTACTATGAAGAAGCCTGGGAGATTGAGAAGTCCTTGGGACAAGGAAACCGCAGCGAGGTGTGTGACAGGATCATTTCAAGGTACAGGGAGAGACTACGTGGACGGAGGAAGAGCGTCTTCGAAGAGGAAGTATTTGAGTTTTGCAAGCGTTGCTGGGACGAGGAAAGAAGCTGCGAGGACTTTGCGTTCACGCAAGCTAACAAGAACATCATTGATTACATCAATGAACGACTGAAGAGTGGCGGGGGTGATAAAGAGatgaagaaaaaatatcaaCGAGAGGCACTTTGGTTTTACGAGGGAACGTGGAAGTCACCTCACACTAAAGAGCTTCCTTACGAGTTTAGAGAGGACATCTTAACTACTCTATTGAGAATGTGCGACATCCTTGGTGAAGAGGAATTGCTAAGGAGGTACAAAGTCGATGAATTTAAATTTTACGAGAAAAGATGgtggaaagagagaaaacaCATGAAACAGCAGGATAAATATGATATCCTCACCACCCTGGTGGACCGTGCTACATTTCTTTGTTACGAGGAGAAGGTAGTCAAGTACAACAGGTTTTTGGAG GAAGTCAGGAAACCAACAGCATCTTATCTGGGCTCTTTATCACTGTTTTTATCACTGTTTGGATCAgcag CGCTTTGTAACGATAACGATGACGACATAAGCGATGAAAGTGATACGGAAGCTGGTGGTGCTGTTGGTAGCGATGATGACGAtgttgttgatgatgatgataatgaattTGGCGGTGAAGAGGAGAAGAAGGAGGAAGAAGAACAGGTCAAGGAAGTGTTTGAAGAGGGGATAGAATACGGAGAGAATGAGGAGGAGCAGGAAGAAGGAGCTGTTCAAGACGAAGAGGTAGAAACAAACGAGCAGGGGAACCAGGAACAGCTCAACACTGATGGTGAATTCGGCGAGGAGATAAATGAGACGACAGTACAAAATATCTCTCAGGAAATCCACTCATTACAGCCGGgggaacaagaagaaaaaatcgCAGAGCATCCCTCGAAAACAACATTATTCGA aggAACTGTGACAAGCGAGGGCTTGCACTTGGATTTAAATGTAGGGGCCATTCACCTAACCTTCCCTCCCGATGCTGTGGCTGAGCCCACCAATATAAAGGTCTTCAGATGGAAATATGAAGTCCGTTCACCTCAACTCACGGAGCATGAGGCTGTCGTGAGTACTGTGGTTGAGATCTCTGCCGCCAGCGAGGTCGCCGGCTTAAAATTCAACAGTGATGTGAAACTGGATCTTTCACACAGTGCTGCAGACCTTGAAGGCTACGAACTGGCTATGAAAAGACTCACAGATATGGAGAAGAATGAATGGGAAGAAATAGCTGGATGTGAGAATATTCGACAAGTTTCAG ATATTGAGGATGATTACCCATGTCCAAATAACGTTCAATATTCTTTTCCTGTGGTTCGAGTTGGCATCACAAAATGTTCAACATATGCTGTGGTGTCCCGGCTGAAACTTTCTCCAGCATACACCATCACAGTCAGTGGGGAAACTTTCGCCCACCCCGATTATCCTCAAGTCACAATCACAGTACCTGAAAAGGCTGTTGAACCTGAAACAAAACTTTCTTTGCAACTTAAG GTTCAAGAGGTTCCTCAGGGTAAATTTCAGGGTCACAATTTGTTTGCTGGACCAATACTTCGTATTCTATGCTCCTCGAGGGCCGCATTTTTGAGGCCTGTCACAATACAGTTACCAATTTCTCTTCGAGGTAGTGTGGTAAAATTTTCAGACCCTTCTGTGTGCCGCGTCAGGGTGTTTTATCTTTGTTCTGAGCAAGAAACCAAGGAATGGATTGAAATTTCTGACGAGCTTGAAGATCCTGCAATTTATGATGGCAAACTTGTAAAGTTCAAGGTTCGACATTTCTCAAA ATTGACGTATGTGCTTGATCGGGCAACTGATATCTTCAGTGCTGTTTCATCTAAGATAACTAGCTATCTATCGAGCATCACATGGAATTCGCCCCTGGTGGCATTCTTCTTTGCCTACTTTAAACCAGGAGCGAGCCTAAATGGTCATGATATCTTGTTCCTTACCTGCTGTCCCGCTCACCTCAGAGAAGAAGTCAAACAAGAGCATGAAAGGGAGGGAGTAGCACCTGGCGACGTCAGCTCAACTGGAAAGATGGTGCCTGACCACGACAAGGCATTTGTGTCTGTGTGGGGAGGAATTAGTAGGCCTGCTAATTCAGGAGATATGGAAGATTTTTATCTCTG GAAACACCAGGTGCAGTTAACAGAAACCCTGCTAGGGTATCCTCTGGTGAAG GAAGGGGAAGCCCGTCTGAAGACGTTTACGCTGGAGGCAGTAGGATTCCTGGACGCGCAATTAATTCCGCGTCTG AGACCCGTGGCAGGAACTCGGTTTGTGACGTTTCCTGACCCTTCTGTCACTTGGGGCTTCTTGTCCTGTCGGCACACGTAG
- the LOC136891139 gene encoding uncharacterized protein isoform X1, whose product MASVGVTSASQKISPSFDKLLRDVTANLSPEELRHAVSSIKTNFEGKFNAKDDQDLYSCLHLFANQGIVSEDNLTLLEKFVVTPHTSNKATIEAKIHNFKATRPFQEPRKEELTGRNRDLTDVISMLTTDRSSVLNLYGSSGVGKTRLATEAFYQWSGPKFKVDLREIDEMKDVHFHVFLALSERSGQAEVSYEANTVIAKMEQVKRNSKRDILLLLDNADKFIAAANELNASFGSLLDRLLGTPPRKTTRTNLKILLTSRCEFRHGMSLEVQNHELRALERESSDQLLQSQGRISEVPINQREKLVDMCKGKPLLLNGMAAILRQEIADAERLLGTIEQELDVPQSEETGRASKETVKVERFDVKEEGIDQEQLSCLRKIFFFLPSDTLKESAVSLSLFCRPFTVETAAKILDVDSSEAAIRLEGMRNSQVITVTEDKELHYDIHPLMRNFLKSVGNVKMFTKAFQKSKENFSKHFVSRLTELSSLLDKDFVKAYESFKVEKQNFEVALDISLKSDFLLISKEHHESLMICYFLEAMLDVNQRKRIFRSWADKAIEDSVFRSEMRCQEALQVLKLEGWRKAAEVLKEPKGILSRMPKDRKKTDSFKLARSSFLFAEGEVYYAGGNFPRALKVLNKSLKIMEVLLKSHTSTSRCLNVIGNCYSKLKQPEEAIKYYQKASTMRKDLSPSGEHCDMSLFQSQIGTVYETQKKFHEAIDHYKKALDLATKLKLPGLLYLAVYNRNIGNAYAWLEQYDQAYEYAKKAYDIRKDVLGNHPLTARSAFQMAEICLYLDEFDEADEYYEEAWEIEKSLGQGNRSEVCDRIISRYRERLRGRRKSVFEEEVFEFCKRCWDEERSCEDFAFTQANKNIIDYINERLKSGGGDKEMKKKYQREALWFYEGTWKSPHTKELPYEFREDILTTLLRMCDILGEEELLRRYKVDEFKFYEKRWWKERKHMKQQDKYDILTTLVDRATFLCYEEKVVKYNRFLEEVRKPTASYLGSLSLFLSLFGSAALCNDNDDDISDESDTEAGGAVGSDDDDVVDDDDNEFGGEEEKKEEEEQVKEVFEEGIEYGENEEEQEEGAVQDEEVETNEQGNQEQLNTDGEFGEEINETTVQNISQEIHSLQPGEQEEKIAEHPSKTTLFEGTVTSEGLHLDLNVGAIHLTFPPDAVAEPTNIKVFRWKYEVRSPQLTEHEAVVSTVVEISAASEVAGLKFNSDVKLDLSHSAADLEGYELAMKRLTDMEKNEWEEIAGCENIRQVSDIEDDYPCPNNVQYSFPVVRVGITKCSTYAVVSRLKLSPAYTITVSGETFAHPDYPQVTITVPEKAVEPETKLSLQLKVQEVPQGKFQGHNLFAGPILRILCSSRAAFLRPVTIQLPISLRGSVVKFSDPSVCRVRVFYLCSEQETKEWIEISDELEDPAIYDGKLVKFKVRHFSKLTYVLDRATDIFSAVSSKITSYLSSITWNSPLVAFFFAYFKPGASLNGHDILFLTCCPAHLREEVKQEHEREGVAPGDVSSTGKMVPDHDKAFVSVWGGISRPANSGDMEDFYLCLYRDTQHKAQLEVCRASDQTYCGVTFRDKDSNVLAKLYLISPFPTMDRQETPGAVNRNPARVSSGEGRGSPSEDVYAGGSRIPGRAINSASETRGRNSVCDVS is encoded by the exons ATGGCGTCCGTTGGAGTAACTTCCGCATCTCAGAAAATTTCTCCCAGTTTTGACAAACTGCTAAGGGATGTGACTGCCAATTTGAGCCCAGAAGAACTAAGGCATGCTGTGTCGTCTATCAAAACCAATTTTGAAGGAAAGTTCAATGCTAAAGACGATCAAGATTTGTACTCTTGTTTACATTTGTTCGCAAACCAAGGCATCGTTTCAGAAGACAATCTAACGTTGTTGGAGAAGTTTGTTGTTACTCCACACACATCCAACAAAGCCACGATCGAGGCCAAAATTCACAATTTCAAAGCAACACGACCTTTCCAAGAGCCAAGAAAGGAAGAATTAACGGGGAGAAATCGTGACTTGACGGATGTTATTTCGATGCTAACGACAGATCGATCAAGCGTACTTAACTTGTATGGATCCAGTGGTGTTGGAAAGACCAGGCTTGCCACAGAAGCATTTTACCAGTGGAGTGGGCCTAAATTCAAAGTTGATTTGCGAGAAATAGATGAAATGAAGGACGTTCATTTCCACGTTTTCCTTGCATTATCAGAACGATCAGGGCAGGCAGAAGTAAGTTACGAAGCAAACACAGTCATTGCTAAAATGGAACAAGTCAAGCGGAACAGTAAAAGAGACATCCTTCTCTTATTAGACAATGCTGATAAGTTCATAGCTGCAGCCAATGAACTGAATGCAAGCTTTGGTTCGCTTCTGGATCGACTTCTTGGCACTCCTCCTAGGAAAACAACTCGAACTAACTTAAAGATCTTGTTGACATCCAGATGCGAATTTCGTCACGGTATGTCTTTGGAAGTACAAAATCACGAATTGAGAGCCTTGGAGAGAGAATCCTCAGATCAACTGCTTCAAAGCCAGGGAAGAATATCTGAAGTTCCTATTAACCAACGGGAAAAACTAGTGGATATGTGCAAAGGAAAACCTTTGTTACTGAATGGCATGGCGGCCATCTTGAGACAGGAGATAGCAGATGCTGAGAGACTCCTTGGGACAATCGAACAAGAACTTGATGTGCCGCAGTCCGAAGAAACGGGACGGGcatctaaagaaactgtaaaagTAGAGAGATTTGACGTTAAAGAAGAAGGAATTGACCAAGAACAATTATCATGTCttaggaaaatattttttttccttccaagTGACACACTCAAAGAATCGGCCGTTTCATTGTCGTTGTTTTGCCGACCGTTTACTGTAGAGACAGCTGCCAAGATCTTGGACGTGGATTCCTCAGAAGCTGCGATTCGTTTGGAAGGAATGcggaatagtcaagtaattacGGTGACTGAGGATAAAGAACTCCATTATGACATTCATCCCTTGATGCGAAACTTTCTCAAAAGTGTCGGGAACGTCAAAATGTTTACAAAAGCTTTTCAGAAGTCCAAGGAGaacttttcaaaacattttgtttctaGGCTCACTGAGCTTTCGTCTCTTTTGGACAAGGACTTCGTAAAAGCTTATGAAAGCTTTAAAGTCGAGAAACAAAACTTTGAAGTTGCTTTGGACATTTCGTTGAAGTCGGACTTTTTGCTTATTTCAAAGGAACATCATGAAAGCCTCATGATTTGTTATTTCTTGGAGGCCATGCTCGATGTTAACCAGAGAAAGAGAATCTTCCGCTCATGGGCTGATAAAGCAATAGAAG actcTGTGTTTCGAAGCGAAATGCGTTGTCAGGAAGCTTTGCAAGTTCTTAAACTTGAAGGATGGCGTAAGGCAGCTGAGGTGTTGAAAGAACCGAAGGGGATCCTCAGCCGAATGCCAAAGGATAGAAAGAAGACGGATTCCTTCAAGCTAGCTAGAAGTTCATTCCTGTTTGCTGAGGGTGAAGTCTATTACGCAGGTGGGAATTTTCCCAGAGCGCTTAAAGTCTTGAACAAATCCCTGAAGATCATGGAAGTTCTGCTGAAAAGCCACACAAGCACCTCTCGATGCCTGAATGTAATCGGTAATTGCTACAGTAAACTGAAGCAACCTGAGGAAGCGATTAAGTATTATCAAAAAGCGTCGACAATGCGAAAAGACCTCTCGCCTTCAGGTGAGCATTGTGACATGTCACTTTTCCAAAGTCAAATCGGAACAGTTTACGAAACACAGAAGAAGTTTCATGAGGCTATTGATCATTACAAAAAGGCGTTAGATCTTGCAACGAAGCTTAAACTCCCTGGGCTCTTGTATTTAGCGGTGTACAACAGGAACATCGGAAATGCATATGCTTGGCTGGAGCAGTATGATCAGGCATACGAATACGCCAAAAAAGCATATGACATTAGGAAAGACGTCCTCGGAAACCACCCATTAACTGCCCGGAGTGCCTTTCAAATGGCGGAAATCTGTTTGTATCTCGATGAGTTTGACGAGGCGGACGAGTACTATGAAGAAGCCTGGGAGATTGAGAAGTCCTTGGGACAAGGAAACCGCAGCGAGGTGTGTGACAGGATCATTTCAAGGTACAGGGAGAGACTACGTGGACGGAGGAAGAGCGTCTTCGAAGAGGAAGTATTTGAGTTTTGCAAGCGTTGCTGGGACGAGGAAAGAAGCTGCGAGGACTTTGCGTTCACGCAAGCTAACAAGAACATCATTGATTACATCAATGAACGACTGAAGAGTGGCGGGGGTGATAAAGAGatgaagaaaaaatatcaaCGAGAGGCACTTTGGTTTTACGAGGGAACGTGGAAGTCACCTCACACTAAAGAGCTTCCTTACGAGTTTAGAGAGGACATCTTAACTACTCTATTGAGAATGTGCGACATCCTTGGTGAAGAGGAATTGCTAAGGAGGTACAAAGTCGATGAATTTAAATTTTACGAGAAAAGATGgtggaaagagagaaaacaCATGAAACAGCAGGATAAATATGATATCCTCACCACCCTGGTGGACCGTGCTACATTTCTTTGTTACGAGGAGAAGGTAGTCAAGTACAACAGGTTTTTGGAG GAAGTCAGGAAACCAACAGCATCTTATCTGGGCTCTTTATCACTGTTTTTATCACTGTTTGGATCAgcag CGCTTTGTAACGATAACGATGACGACATAAGCGATGAAAGTGATACGGAAGCTGGTGGTGCTGTTGGTAGCGATGATGACGAtgttgttgatgatgatgataatgaattTGGCGGTGAAGAGGAGAAGAAGGAGGAAGAAGAACAGGTCAAGGAAGTGTTTGAAGAGGGGATAGAATACGGAGAGAATGAGGAGGAGCAGGAAGAAGGAGCTGTTCAAGACGAAGAGGTAGAAACAAACGAGCAGGGGAACCAGGAACAGCTCAACACTGATGGTGAATTCGGCGAGGAGATAAATGAGACGACAGTACAAAATATCTCTCAGGAAATCCACTCATTACAGCCGGgggaacaagaagaaaaaatcgCAGAGCATCCCTCGAAAACAACATTATTCGA aggAACTGTGACAAGCGAGGGCTTGCACTTGGATTTAAATGTAGGGGCCATTCACCTAACCTTCCCTCCCGATGCTGTGGCTGAGCCCACCAATATAAAGGTCTTCAGATGGAAATATGAAGTCCGTTCACCTCAACTCACGGAGCATGAGGCTGTCGTGAGTACTGTGGTTGAGATCTCTGCCGCCAGCGAGGTCGCCGGCTTAAAATTCAACAGTGATGTGAAACTGGATCTTTCACACAGTGCTGCAGACCTTGAAGGCTACGAACTGGCTATGAAAAGACTCACAGATATGGAGAAGAATGAATGGGAAGAAATAGCTGGATGTGAGAATATTCGACAAGTTTCAG ATATTGAGGATGATTACCCATGTCCAAATAACGTTCAATATTCTTTTCCTGTGGTTCGAGTTGGCATCACAAAATGTTCAACATATGCTGTGGTGTCCCGGCTGAAACTTTCTCCAGCATACACCATCACAGTCAGTGGGGAAACTTTCGCCCACCCCGATTATCCTCAAGTCACAATCACAGTACCTGAAAAGGCTGTTGAACCTGAAACAAAACTTTCTTTGCAACTTAAG GTTCAAGAGGTTCCTCAGGGTAAATTTCAGGGTCACAATTTGTTTGCTGGACCAATACTTCGTATTCTATGCTCCTCGAGGGCCGCATTTTTGAGGCCTGTCACAATACAGTTACCAATTTCTCTTCGAGGTAGTGTGGTAAAATTTTCAGACCCTTCTGTGTGCCGCGTCAGGGTGTTTTATCTTTGTTCTGAGCAAGAAACCAAGGAATGGATTGAAATTTCTGACGAGCTTGAAGATCCTGCAATTTATGATGGCAAACTTGTAAAGTTCAAGGTTCGACATTTCTCAAA ATTGACGTATGTGCTTGATCGGGCAACTGATATCTTCAGTGCTGTTTCATCTAAGATAACTAGCTATCTATCGAGCATCACATGGAATTCGCCCCTGGTGGCATTCTTCTTTGCCTACTTTAAACCAGGAGCGAGCCTAAATGGTCATGATATCTTGTTCCTTACCTGCTGTCCCGCTCACCTCAGAGAAGAAGTCAAACAAGAGCATGAAAGGGAGGGAGTAGCACCTGGCGACGTCAGCTCAACTGGAAAGATGGTGCCTGACCACGACAAGGCATTTGTGTCTGTGTGGGGAGGAATTAGTAGGCCTGCTAATTCAGGAGATATGGAAGATTTTTATCTCTG TCTTTATCGTGATACGCAACACAAGGCCCAACTTGAAGTTTGTCGGGCAAGCGATCAAACGTATTGTGGAGTAACGTTTCGCGACAAAGACAGCAATGTGTTGGCCAAATTGTATTTAATATCGCCTTTTCCTACTATGGATCGTCAG GAAACACCAGGTGCAGTTAACAGAAACCCTGCTAGGGTATCCTCTGGTGAAG GAAGGGGAAGCCCGTCTGAAGACGTTTACGCTGGAGGCAGTAGGATTCCTGGACGCGCAATTAATTCCGCGTCTG AGACCCGTGGCAGGAACTCGGTTTGTGACGTTTCCTGA